Proteins found in one Populus alba chromosome 14, ASM523922v2, whole genome shotgun sequence genomic segment:
- the LOC118041498 gene encoding NAD-dependent malic enzyme 59 kDa isoform, mitochondrial: MWRVARFAASNVRSSSQWRFFSAAAIPGACIVHKRGADILHDPWFNKDTGFPLTERDRLGLRGLLPPRVISFEQQYDRFMESYRSLQKNTQGQPYSVVSLAKWRILNRLHDRNETLYYRVLIDNIKDFAPIIYTPTVGLVCQNYSGLFRRPRGMYFSAKDKGEMMSMIYNWPGQQVDMIVLTDGSRILGLGDLGVQGIGIPIGKLDMYVAAAGINPQRILPVMLDVGTNNQKLLEDPLYLGLRQPRLEGEEYLSIVDEFMEAVHTRWPKAIVQFEDFQMKWAFETLQRYRKRFCMFNDDVQGTAGVALAGLLGSVRAQGRPLSDFVNQKIVVVGAGSAGLGVLTMAIQALSRMSGNNEMTAKNQCYLLDKDGLITKERKNLDPAAAPFAKDIKDVEGLREGASLLEVVKKLKPHVLLGLSGVGGIFNEQVLKAMRESDSPKPAIFSMSNPTMNAECNAADAFKHAGPNIVFASGSPFENVDLGNGKVGHVNQANNMYLFPGIGLGTLLSGAHVITDGMLQAAAECLASYMTDEEIQKGILYPSIDSIRHITAEVGAAVVQAAVEEDLAEGRGDVGPRELKHMSKEEIVAYVMQSMWFPVYSPLVHEK; the protein is encoded by the exons ATGTGGAGGGTAGCGCGATTTGCGGCGTCGAATGTGCGCAGTTCGTCGCAGTGGCGGTTTTTCTCCGCGGCTGCGATTCCTGGTGCTTGTATTGTTCATAAACGTGGCGCTGATATCCTTCATGATCCTTGGTTCAATAAG GATACAGGATTTCCTTTGACTGAAAGAGATCGACTAGGACTACGTGGTTTGCTTCCACCACGTGTTATATCCTTTGAGCAACAATATGATCGTTTTA TGGAATCATATAGGTCCCTTCAGAAGAATACTCAGGGCCAACCATACAGTGTTGTCTCCTTAGCAAAATGGAGGATCTTGAATCGACTACATGACAGGAATGAGACATTATACTACCGA GTTCTCATTGATAATATCAAAGATTTCGCTCCCATTATATACACTCCAACAGTAGGGTTAGTGTGTCAAAATTACTCAGGATTATTTAGACGCCCACGTGGAATGTATTTTAGTGCAAAGGATAAGGGAGAGATGATGTCAATGATCTACAACTGGCCTGGTCAACAG GTAGACATGATAGTCCTCACTGATGGCAGCCGTATTCTCGGCCTGGGTGATCTTGGAGTTCAAGGAATTGGAATACCTATTGGAAAACTTGATATGTATGTTGCTGCTGCTGGTATCAATCCACAGAGA ATACTCCCAGTTATGTTAGATGTTGGTACTAACAATCAAAAGCTGCTTGAAGATCCTCTTT ATTTAGGACTTCGACAACCTAGGCTGGAAGGAGAAGAGTATCTATCGATTGTTGATGAGTTCATGGAAGCTGTTCATACTCGCTGGCCCAAAGCCATTGTACAG TTCGAAGATTTTCAGATGAAGTGGGCATTTGAAACACTGCAAAGATACCGTAAAAGGTTTTGCATGTTTAATGATGATGTACAG GGAACTGCTGGTGTTGCACTTGCTGGATTACTGGGAAGTGTGAGAGCCCAAGGCCGACCATTGTCTGACTTTGTTAACCAAAAGATAGTAGTAGTGGGTGCCGGGAG TGCAGGGCTTGGTGTCCTTACCATGGCAATACAGGCTCTTTCAAGAATGTCCGGGAACAATGAAATGACTGCAAAGAATCAATGTTATCTACTTGATAAAGAT GGTCTCATcacaaaagagaggaaaaatcTTGATCCAGCTGCAGCACCCTTTGCTAAAGACATAAAAGATGTTGAAGGACTTAGGGAGGGAGCTAGTCTACTTGAAGTG GTTAAAAAGCTGAAGCCCCATGTGCTTCTTGGTTTGTCTGGAGTTGGTGGGATCTTTAATGAACAG GTGCTCAAGGCCATGCGAGAATCAGATTCACCTAAACCTGCTATTTTTTCCATGTCAAACCCCACGATGAATG CTGAATGCAACGCTGCTGATGCTTTCAAGCATGCTGGACCGAATATAGTTTTTGCAAGTGGAAGCCCTTTTGAAAATGTTGATCTAG GAAATGGAAAAGTAGGACATGTaaatcaagcaaataatatgtACCTGTTTCCTGG GATCGGTTTGGGAACTCTTCTCTCAGGTGCACACGTTATAACTGATGGAATGTTACAAGCAGCTGCTGAATG CCTCGCTTCATACATGACggatgaagaaatccaaaaggGCATATTGTACCCATCTATTGATAG TATTCGACATATTACAGCGGAGGTTGGGGCTGCAGTTGTGCAAGCAGCTGTTGAAGAAGACCTGGCAGAAGGACGTGGTGATGTAGGCCCCCGGGAGCTCAAGCACATGTCAAAA GAGGAGATTGTGGCATATGTCATGCAGAGTATGTGGTTCCCTGTTTACAGCCCTCTTGTTCATGAGAAATAA